A single genomic interval of Stieleria maiorica harbors:
- a CDS encoding sugar phosphate nucleotidyltransferase, which produces MQVRKAVITAAAPNQNRIPTQQLVDREGKDKSALQLILEEVLSCGVEEICMVIRPGDQRSFEQAAGDLVGSVRFVEQPEPIGYADAILRAKAFVADEPFLHLVGDHLYLSASEISCARQLVHVASEFACSVSAVQSTRENKLPYFGIVSGTRVPRQEGVFEVQRVVEKPTPTRAEQELVTPGLRSGHYLGFFGMHVLTHDIIAALEQVVADKSLTKPTLSDALDVLRARHKYMAFEVRGTRYNLGIPYGLLISQLAIALSGQDRDHILTELVDLLAQRSAVIGDGGRDA; this is translated from the coding sequence ATGCAGGTTCGTAAAGCAGTCATCACCGCTGCGGCCCCCAATCAGAATCGTATCCCCACGCAACAACTGGTCGACCGCGAGGGGAAAGACAAGTCCGCGTTGCAGTTGATCTTGGAAGAGGTGCTTTCGTGCGGCGTCGAAGAGATTTGCATGGTGATCCGCCCGGGCGATCAACGCTCATTCGAACAAGCCGCCGGTGACTTGGTCGGTAGCGTCCGCTTTGTCGAGCAACCCGAACCGATCGGATATGCCGACGCGATTTTGCGTGCCAAGGCGTTCGTCGCCGACGAACCGTTTTTGCATCTGGTCGGCGATCACTTGTACCTGAGTGCGTCGGAGATCTCGTGTGCCAGGCAACTGGTCCACGTCGCCTCGGAGTTCGCCTGCTCGGTCTCGGCCGTGCAATCGACCCGCGAAAACAAGCTGCCCTACTTCGGGATCGTCTCGGGAACACGCGTGCCGCGGCAAGAAGGGGTGTTCGAAGTCCAACGGGTGGTTGAAAAGCCGACTCCGACGCGGGCCGAACAGGAATTGGTCACGCCGGGGCTGCGGTCCGGTCACTACCTGGGATTCTTCGGCATGCACGTCCTGACCCACGACATCATCGCCGCGTTGGAACAAGTCGTCGCGGATAAATCATTGACCAAGCCGACGCTCTCGGACGCGTTGGATGTGCTGCGAGCGCGTCACAAGTACATGGCATTCGAAGTCCGCGGGACGCGTTACAACTTGGGGATCCCCTATGGGTTGCTGATCTCTCAATTGGCGATCGCACTGTCGGGCCAAGACCGCGATCACATTTTGACCGAGCTGGTCGACTTG
- a CDS encoding redoxin family protein, whose protein sequence is MKPLTFQTRRSECSRVLLTTAVLALLLGSIPGSSTVRGAGPDKPLAVGDKAPDFELPIQGQSDYVTLSQLNADGPVVVVVLRGFPGYQCPICNRQVGAMINRAKTLSSALGDRPNRVVLVYPGEDSDADLERRAKQFLGARRLPEPMVLVRDPGMEMITSWGLRWDARRETAYPSAYVIGVGRRVAWSKVSDSHGGRASVEEILQALKNL, encoded by the coding sequence ATGAAACCACTGACTTTCCAGACGCGCCGCTCCGAATGCTCCCGCGTGCTTTTGACCACTGCCGTATTGGCCCTACTGCTCGGCAGCATCCCCGGCTCTTCGACGGTGCGGGGAGCCGGTCCAGACAAGCCGCTCGCGGTGGGTGACAAGGCACCGGATTTTGAGCTGCCCATCCAGGGCCAGAGCGATTATGTGACGCTTTCGCAACTGAACGCCGACGGCCCAGTCGTGGTGGTGGTCCTGAGAGGTTTTCCGGGATACCAGTGTCCGATCTGCAATCGCCAAGTCGGGGCGATGATCAACCGGGCCAAGACACTGAGTTCGGCGCTCGGCGACCGCCCCAACCGCGTGGTGCTGGTTTATCCGGGTGAAGACTCCGATGCCGATTTGGAGCGTCGTGCCAAGCAGTTCCTCGGGGCCCGTCGGCTGCCCGAGCCAATGGTGCTGGTTCGCGACCCGGGGATGGAGATGATCACGTCTTGGGGGCTCCGCTGGGACGCCCGTCGCGAGACCGCCTATCCGTCGGCCTACGTGATCGGAGTGGGACGTCGAGTCGCATGGTCCAAGGTCAGCGATTCGCACGGCGGCCGTGCATCGGTCGAAGAGATCCTGCAGGCGCTCAAGAATCTTTAG
- a CDS encoding rhomboid family intramembrane serine protease, with amino-acid sequence MGLYERDYGREDESPWDRHLRSQSQMPKSMTIILVIITVAVFLVDVFTAKAVGQGETVSRLMPWFGCWKTTLLQPWMWHQFLSYGFLHSLETPFHVGLNMFGLFIFGRAVEERMGRYEFLRVYLFSMFLGGIAGCLTYWAMGVPSGVVIGASGAVSAVTILFACYYPQATILLMFVFPVKAWVIAVFFVISNVFGSLSMLSGPAGQDTGGTAFTVHLAGIAFALAYHYQRWNLGWLDVSKYRNRVGRSVRRTKLKLHDPDAKLRREEDDVDRILAKIHASGEASLTRAERRTLERHSRRKRESRNRE; translated from the coding sequence ATGGGATTGTACGAACGTGATTACGGCCGCGAGGATGAATCGCCGTGGGATCGGCATCTAAGATCGCAGTCCCAGATGCCCAAGAGCATGACGATCATCCTGGTGATCATCACGGTGGCGGTGTTTCTGGTCGATGTGTTCACGGCCAAGGCGGTCGGCCAGGGTGAAACGGTCAGCCGGTTGATGCCCTGGTTTGGATGCTGGAAAACGACCTTGCTGCAACCATGGATGTGGCACCAGTTTCTTTCGTACGGATTCTTGCACTCGCTGGAAACGCCGTTTCATGTCGGCTTGAACATGTTCGGATTGTTCATCTTTGGCCGAGCGGTCGAGGAGCGGATGGGACGCTATGAATTCCTGCGGGTGTATCTGTTTTCGATGTTTCTGGGCGGCATCGCGGGCTGTCTGACGTACTGGGCGATGGGGGTGCCGTCGGGTGTGGTCATCGGAGCCAGCGGCGCCGTCAGCGCCGTGACGATCCTGTTCGCCTGCTATTACCCCCAGGCGACCATCTTGTTGATGTTCGTCTTTCCGGTCAAAGCCTGGGTGATCGCGGTGTTTTTCGTGATCAGCAACGTGTTCGGTTCGTTGTCGATGCTTTCCGGGCCGGCCGGACAAGATACGGGGGGAACCGCGTTCACCGTCCACTTGGCGGGCATCGCATTCGCCTTGGCCTACCACTACCAACGCTGGAACCTTGGCTGGCTGGACGTTTCCAAGTACCGCAACCGAGTCGGGCGATCGGTCCGACGGACGAAGTTGAAACTGCACGATCCCGACGCCAAACTGCGCCGCGAAGAAGATGACGTGGACCGCATCCTGGCCAAGATCCACGCCAGCGGAGAAGCGAGTCTGACGAGAGCCGAGCGGCGGACACTGGAACGACACAGCCGCCGAAAACGCGAAAGCCGCAATCGAGAATAA
- a CDS encoding NAD(P)/FAD-dependent oxidoreductase, with protein MGQELTSTISRQTASGERWDAVIVGAGIAGSLTALGLARRGRKVLLIERSTFPRHKVCGACLNSDAIAGLRGAGVWNAIEAIGGHGLDQYCLRSGRSRANLELPGGHAVSRYAMDRVLVESAIAAGAQFLSETAVTIIAADADGAQRSLCDNDGNRYDARIVVAANGLASKPVSGDSDDRLVVPADSRIGLGAHWNQGDDRSGVMHLASGVIYMAIADTGYVGLVMTENQQVNLAAAVDRAAVQTFGPSEVCHQILRSCGWDLAARLESTDFRGTPTLTRRRKIAGAQRLFFVGDSSGYVEPFTGEGMAWAVRAGTAVVPRIDRAIRHWDNDAPQQWTDALKKLLGRQQRRCRWISRLLRHPRLVHHTIGAMSRFPRFGQFAVQQVQREHARPLEDDSLEADRLHEDRLHEDRSAPPQPGTGDDAA; from the coding sequence ATGGGCCAAGAGCTAACATCGACGATCTCCCGCCAAACGGCGTCCGGTGAACGCTGGGACGCGGTGATCGTCGGAGCTGGGATTGCCGGTTCGCTGACCGCACTGGGGCTCGCGCGGCGCGGCCGCAAGGTGTTGCTGATCGAGCGTTCGACGTTTCCGCGGCACAAGGTTTGTGGGGCATGCCTGAACAGCGACGCGATCGCCGGATTGCGCGGCGCCGGGGTCTGGAACGCGATCGAAGCGATCGGCGGACACGGGCTTGACCAGTACTGTCTTCGCAGCGGACGGAGCCGGGCGAATCTGGAACTTCCCGGCGGCCATGCGGTGTCACGCTACGCGATGGATCGCGTCTTGGTCGAGTCGGCGATCGCTGCCGGTGCGCAGTTCTTGAGCGAGACGGCGGTCACGATCATCGCCGCGGACGCCGATGGGGCGCAGCGATCGCTGTGCGACAACGACGGCAACCGATACGACGCCCGGATCGTGGTTGCGGCCAACGGCTTGGCCAGCAAACCGGTCTCCGGGGACTCGGACGACCGACTGGTCGTCCCGGCCGACTCACGGATCGGACTGGGAGCCCATTGGAACCAGGGCGACGATCGCAGTGGCGTGATGCATCTGGCCAGCGGCGTGATCTACATGGCGATCGCAGACACCGGTTACGTCGGACTGGTAATGACGGAGAATCAGCAGGTCAATTTGGCCGCCGCGGTCGATCGTGCCGCGGTCCAGACCTTCGGGCCGTCGGAGGTCTGTCACCAGATCCTGCGTTCGTGCGGCTGGGATTTGGCCGCTCGGCTGGAATCGACCGATTTCCGCGGGACCCCGACCCTGACACGTCGACGCAAGATTGCCGGAGCGCAGCGGCTGTTTTTTGTCGGCGATTCATCGGGCTACGTCGAACCGTTCACCGGCGAAGGCATGGCTTGGGCGGTGCGTGCAGGCACCGCCGTCGTGCCCCGGATCGACCGCGCGATCCGCCACTGGGACAATGACGCACCCCAGCAGTGGACAGACGCGTTGAAGAAGTTGCTGGGGAGACAGCAGCGACGCTGCCGATGGATTTCCAGACTGCTCCGCCACCCGCGACTGGTGCACCACACGATCGGCGCGATGTCGCGATTTCCACGATTCGGCCAATTCGCCGTCCAGCAGGTCCAACGCGAGCATGCGCGGCCTCTGGAGGATGACTCGCTGGAAGCGGACAGGCTGCACGAGGACAGGCTGCACGAGGACAGGTCGGCCCCTCCCCAACCGGGGACCGGCGACGACGCGGCATAG
- a CDS encoding methyltransferase domain-containing protein, with protein MQLHTRDRQDEWMDQPDLDGALHAKALHGLSRVNRLSGAAGTIWKPIAQVSDAVAGRPIRVLDVACGGGDVAIGLKRLADRKGIDMEIVGCDLSETAVAFASENAQRRGADVSFVQHDALGGDLPTGFDVVYSSLFLHHLEAADVVRLLVAMRTCARHKVVISDLLRSQLGYFLAKWGIRLLTTSKVCHVDGPLSVRAALTISEASELATRAGLTPVQITRKWPERFLLVYDAGATSGWAKS; from the coding sequence ATGCAACTGCACACACGCGACCGACAAGACGAATGGATGGACCAACCGGACTTGGACGGTGCGCTGCATGCAAAAGCGTTGCATGGGCTTTCGAGAGTCAATCGACTCAGCGGTGCGGCGGGAACGATTTGGAAACCGATTGCTCAGGTGTCCGATGCGGTGGCGGGGCGACCGATCCGGGTGCTCGATGTCGCTTGCGGCGGCGGCGATGTGGCGATCGGGTTGAAGCGATTGGCCGATCGCAAGGGAATCGACATGGAGATCGTCGGCTGTGATCTTAGCGAAACCGCCGTCGCGTTTGCGAGTGAAAACGCGCAGCGCCGGGGCGCGGACGTATCATTTGTCCAGCACGATGCACTCGGCGGCGATTTGCCCACGGGCTTTGATGTGGTTTATAGTTCATTGTTCCTTCATCACTTGGAAGCGGCCGACGTCGTGCGTCTACTCGTGGCGATGCGGACGTGCGCGCGGCACAAGGTGGTGATCAGCGACCTGCTGCGTTCTCAACTGGGGTACTTTTTGGCCAAGTGGGGCATCCGGCTCTTGACGACCAGCAAGGTGTGTCACGTCGATGGTCCGTTGAGCGTGCGTGCGGCGCTGACGATTTCCGAAGCGTCGGAACTGGCTACACGGGCGGGGCTGACACCGGTTCAGATCACGCGGAAATGGCCGGAACGGTTTTTGTTGGTTTATGACGCCGGAGCCACATCGGGATGGGCCAAGAGCTAA
- a CDS encoding CPBP family glutamic-type intramembrane protease, translated as MSHDTGQRPTSTWHRKAAMIVPLLMFFILAAVIDTSPVRDGETVHASAYFISVVARVVAMSAAILWFGREIVRQFPLAIDCWGWIVGVVGAALWIGVCALDLERQIIDWFALPDDWLPKRDGVNPFATYPSGAELASFLLMRFTLLAVCVPIAEELFLRGFVMRAFEAEDWPSLPLTEIGRNGLIIGTVYGIATHPAECFAAALWFSLVSWLMVKTGKFWNCVIAHGVTNLILGIYVCLTGTWHLW; from the coding sequence TTGAGCCACGACACGGGCCAGCGGCCCACCAGCACGTGGCACCGCAAAGCAGCGATGATCGTGCCGCTGCTGATGTTCTTTATTCTCGCCGCGGTGATCGACACCAGTCCGGTCCGCGACGGCGAAACGGTTCATGCCTCGGCCTATTTCATCTCGGTGGTTGCCAGAGTGGTTGCGATGTCCGCGGCGATTCTGTGGTTCGGCCGCGAGATCGTGCGTCAATTCCCGCTGGCGATCGACTGCTGGGGATGGATCGTCGGGGTCGTCGGCGCGGCGCTTTGGATCGGCGTCTGTGCCCTGGATCTGGAACGCCAAATCATCGATTGGTTCGCCTTGCCGGACGATTGGTTGCCCAAGCGCGACGGGGTCAATCCGTTTGCGACCTATCCGTCGGGCGCCGAATTGGCGAGCTTTTTGCTGATGCGATTCACATTGCTGGCGGTCTGTGTGCCGATCGCCGAAGAGCTGTTCTTGCGCGGGTTTGTGATGCGGGCGTTCGAGGCCGAAGACTGGCCGTCGCTGCCGCTGACCGAAATCGGCCGCAACGGATTAATCATCGGCACGGTTTATGGGATTGCCACGCATCCGGCCGAATGCTTCGCCGCGGCGCTTTGGTTTTCACTGGTCAGCTGGCTGATGGTAAAAACGGGAAAGTTCTGGAATTGCGTGATCGCCCACGGCGTGACGAATTTGATTTTGGGCATCTACGTCTGCCTGACCGGCACTTGGCATCTGTGGTAG
- a CDS encoding DUF4339 domain-containing protein, translated as MNIKSELAGRRGVCPECGTRFRIPLADAEFSSPIATPRPAAAAIDTQATGIEVNRVEADAVAEDFSASSPQAENASTEAAAAAGTATATATSSVTAAGSSPTEDAEGTFAGEAPEILSGDSAATWYVRPPSGGQYGPATSEMLKIWIGEGRVAKTALLWKDGWPQWREASDALAEIADSLPGAPSTTAIEPFSDAPSGSKMTTRISHEKTSRIGSDFAGDAKIGAVRRKRSSRRITLVAVLATLVVGLFVTLILVASTSG; from the coding sequence TTGAACATCAAATCCGAATTGGCGGGTCGTCGTGGCGTTTGCCCCGAGTGCGGCACCAGGTTCCGAATTCCCCTGGCCGATGCCGAATTCTCGTCGCCGATCGCCACACCCCGGCCCGCGGCGGCAGCGATCGACACACAAGCGACCGGCATCGAAGTGAACCGCGTGGAAGCGGACGCAGTGGCAGAGGATTTCTCGGCGAGTTCACCACAGGCGGAAAACGCGTCCACCGAAGCGGCGGCAGCGGCCGGCACGGCAACCGCCACTGCGACATCATCGGTAACGGCCGCTGGTTCCTCCCCCACGGAGGACGCGGAGGGAACCTTCGCAGGAGAGGCCCCGGAGATTCTTTCCGGCGATTCGGCGGCGACCTGGTACGTCCGCCCACCCAGCGGGGGACAATACGGACCTGCCACTTCGGAGATGCTGAAGATCTGGATCGGCGAAGGCCGCGTGGCCAAAACCGCATTGCTGTGGAAAGACGGCTGGCCGCAGTGGCGAGAAGCGTCCGATGCGTTGGCGGAGATCGCCGATTCGCTGCCCGGGGCACCGTCAACGACCGCGATCGAGCCGTTCTCCGACGCCCCCAGTGGATCCAAGATGACCACCCGGATCTCCCACGAAAAGACCAGCCGGATCGGATCGGATTTCGCCGGTGATGCCAAAATCGGTGCGGTCCGACGCAAACGCTCTTCGCGCAGGATCACCTTGGTCGCCGTCTTGGCCACCTTGGTCGTCGGTTTGTTTGTCACGTTGATCCTGGTGGCCTCGACCAGCGGCTAG
- a CDS encoding TadE family protein — MNATDAVDRPLQIGRPDLRSARRPTPRRRIRPRRGAAMVEFAIVAPLLFFFFFAAFEFCRVAMIRHTVDNAVYEGCRRAIVPGATAADARAAANNVLGTLGLRATTVDVSPSTINNQTPELTLTVEVSLDANTFVPPQFTGGSTITRTLTMQRESSNL, encoded by the coding sequence GTGAATGCCACCGATGCAGTTGACCGCCCCCTCCAGATCGGTCGCCCCGACCTGCGATCGGCACGTCGGCCAACGCCGCGACGCCGTATCCGCCCGCGACGCGGTGCGGCGATGGTTGAATTCGCGATCGTCGCACCGTTGTTGTTCTTCTTCTTTTTCGCCGCCTTTGAATTCTGCCGCGTCGCGATGATTCGGCACACCGTCGACAATGCGGTGTACGAAGGCTGTCGCCGAGCGATCGTTCCGGGGGCGACCGCGGCCGACGCCCGTGCCGCGGCGAACAACGTGCTGGGGACCCTGGGTCTGCGGGCCACGACGGTCGATGTTTCACCGTCGACGATCAACAACCAAACCCCCGAACTGACGCTGACCGTCGAAGTCTCGTTGGATGCCAACACGTTTGTGCCGCCACAATTCACCGGTGGCAGCACGATCACGCGGACGCTGACGATGCAGCGTGAGAGTTCCAATCTCTAG
- a CDS encoding vWA domain-containing protein encodes MVTPTAMRRRKRRGAMLILILVMLVGFVATVAFSVDIAHMHLSRTELRSATDAASQAASQELSKTFDTSLAIRRGQEIALLNRVNGQPLQLENSDFEFGRSDQDAEGRFVFRNGATPLNTVRVTGRRTSGSASGAIPLLFGNILGFSTFEPQLTSAATYIERDVILVVDRSGSMTGTKFVDLQTAIGVFVATLGTTPVNEQVGLASYNQFATQDVQLTVNLGEITSGLSALVTSGRTSISRGMRAGQAIINSGRDEDFVERTMIVMTDGLHNEGPEPATVATDLAADQIQIHTITFGRGADQNRMRAVAAIGGGRHFHALSAAELVEAYREIALTLGTVITE; translated from the coding sequence ATGGTCACCCCCACTGCCATGCGTCGGCGGAAACGCCGCGGTGCGATGCTGATCCTGATCCTGGTCATGCTGGTCGGGTTCGTCGCCACCGTCGCCTTTTCGGTCGACATCGCCCACATGCATCTGTCCCGAACGGAGCTGCGATCGGCCACCGATGCGGCCAGCCAGGCGGCGTCGCAGGAGTTGTCGAAAACCTTCGACACCTCGCTTGCGATCCGTCGGGGCCAGGAGATCGCATTGCTGAACCGCGTCAACGGCCAGCCGCTGCAATTGGAAAACAGCGACTTTGAATTCGGCCGTAGCGACCAGGACGCCGAGGGGCGTTTCGTATTTCGCAACGGTGCCACACCGCTGAACACCGTTCGTGTGACCGGGCGTCGGACCAGCGGTTCGGCGTCGGGCGCGATCCCACTATTGTTCGGAAACATCCTGGGGTTCAGCACCTTCGAACCGCAACTGACGTCGGCGGCGACCTACATCGAACGCGACGTCATCTTGGTCGTCGACCGCAGCGGTTCGATGACCGGAACGAAGTTCGTGGACCTGCAAACCGCGATCGGCGTGTTTGTCGCAACCCTGGGCACCACCCCGGTCAACGAACAAGTCGGGTTGGCGTCCTACAATCAATTCGCCACCCAAGACGTCCAACTGACGGTAAACCTGGGTGAAATCACCAGCGGGTTGTCCGCCCTGGTCACCAGCGGACGCACGAGTATCAGCCGCGGGATGCGAGCCGGTCAAGCGATCATCAATTCCGGGCGCGACGAAGATTTCGTGGAACGCACGATGATCGTGATGACCGACGGATTGCACAACGAAGGTCCCGAACCGGCGACGGTGGCGACCGACCTGGCTGCCGATCAAATCCAAATCCACACCATCACCTTCGGACGTGGGGCAGACCAAAACCGCATGCGAGCGGTTGCGGCCATCGGCGGCGGACGCCACTTCCACGCCCTCAGCGCCGCCGAACTGGTCGAGGCCTATCGGGAGATCGCACTCACGTTGGGAACGGTGATCACAGAATGA
- a CDS encoding TadE/TadG family type IV pilus assembly protein: MGSPSRGGSMGGKRRLKRKRSGVAAVEFAVCLPVIVLLVFGSIEASSFIFLKQSLSVACYEGIREAAKPGSTEAQADARALAILESRGVNDFEIRFPSGVENLQRGDQIICEVSAPTRTNSPIAGEFVSNRDLTARVVMLKE; the protein is encoded by the coding sequence ATGGGTAGTCCATCCAGGGGTGGTTCGATGGGTGGCAAGCGACGATTGAAACGCAAGCGCAGCGGGGTCGCGGCGGTCGAATTCGCCGTCTGTTTGCCCGTCATCGTGTTGCTGGTGTTCGGATCGATCGAAGCATCCAGCTTTATCTTTTTGAAACAATCCTTGAGCGTGGCGTGCTACGAGGGAATCCGCGAGGCCGCCAAGCCGGGTAGCACCGAGGCCCAGGCTGACGCCCGTGCGCTTGCGATTCTGGAATCCCGAGGCGTCAACGATTTCGAGATCCGATTCCCCTCGGGCGTGGAAAACTTGCAACGTGGCGATCAGATCATTTGCGAAGTCTCTGCCCCGACGCGGACCAACAGCCCGATCGCGGGCGAATTCGTCAGCAACCGAGACCTGACCGCCCGCGTCGTGATGTTAAAGGAATAG
- a CDS encoding metal ABC transporter permease, with protein sequence MISETFLSPMTGQTLCLGLSWSWTLDGWIVVVGALSAVASSLLGNFLVLRKMSMLGDAITHAVLPGIAVAFLVTQTRSSLPMFVGAVVVGLLTALFTEWIRGTGGVDEGASMGVVFTSLFALGLVILVQTADAVDLDPNCVLYGSIELTPLDTVSVLGYQVPRAAVVLSVVTVINALFVLLFFKELRLTSFDPALATTMGFSSTWMHYGLMVLVSVTAVACFESVGSILVVAMFVVPAAAAYMLTDRLGVMIAISVLLAIISAVLGHMMALSIPTWIGYRSTTTSGMIAVAAGGLFFAAATFGPRHGVVVKLVRRQLLSLRILCDDIVASLFRGEELEHPAPRTTWLAGELFASTWSMKMALALLRRRGEVTVRDDALRLTDIGRERGQRLVRSHRLWEQYLVDRAGSGAERIHDQAERFEHFTDRNLRDELARETDAPVEDPHGRPIPDES encoded by the coding sequence GTGATCAGCGAGACGTTCTTGTCACCGATGACCGGGCAAACGCTATGCCTGGGGTTGTCGTGGAGCTGGACGCTGGACGGCTGGATCGTCGTGGTCGGCGCGTTGTCGGCGGTCGCTTCGTCGCTGCTGGGAAATTTCCTGGTGCTGCGGAAGATGAGCATGCTGGGCGATGCGATCACGCACGCGGTGCTGCCCGGGATCGCGGTCGCGTTTTTGGTCACCCAGACCCGCAGCAGCCTGCCGATGTTTGTCGGTGCGGTGGTGGTGGGATTGCTGACGGCGTTATTCACCGAGTGGATTCGGGGGACCGGCGGGGTGGACGAAGGGGCGTCGATGGGCGTCGTGTTCACGTCTCTGTTCGCGCTCGGATTGGTGATCCTGGTGCAAACCGCCGACGCGGTGGACTTGGACCCGAATTGTGTGTTGTACGGATCGATCGAATTAACGCCGTTGGATACCGTCTCGGTACTGGGTTACCAAGTGCCTCGGGCGGCGGTCGTGCTGTCGGTGGTGACGGTGATCAATGCGCTGTTCGTGTTGCTGTTTTTTAAAGAGCTGCGTTTGACTTCGTTCGATCCGGCGCTGGCGACGACGATGGGGTTCTCGTCGACCTGGATGCACTACGGATTGATGGTCCTGGTCTCGGTGACCGCGGTGGCCTGTTTTGAAAGTGTGGGCAGCATTTTGGTGGTGGCGATGTTCGTGGTGCCCGCTGCGGCGGCCTACATGCTGACTGATCGGCTGGGCGTGATGATCGCGATCAGTGTTCTGCTGGCGATCATTTCGGCGGTGCTGGGCCATATGATGGCGCTCAGCATCCCGACATGGATCGGCTATCGCAGCACAACGACGTCGGGCATGATCGCCGTTGCCGCCGGCGGTCTGTTTTTCGCCGCGGCGACGTTCGGACCGCGGCACGGCGTTGTCGTCAAACTGGTGCGGCGTCAATTGTTGTCACTTCGCATCCTCTGTGACGACATCGTCGCGTCACTGTTTCGGGGTGAAGAACTCGAGCACCCGGCGCCCCGAACGACATGGTTGGCGGGCGAGCTGTTTGCGTCGACTTGGTCGATGAAGATGGCGCTGGCCTTGCTCCGCCGGCGCGGCGAAGTCACCGTGCGCGACGATGCACTGCGACTGACGGACATCGGACGCGAACGGGGACAACGGTTGGTCCGATCGCACCGGTTGTGGGAGCAATACCTGGTCGACCGCGCGGGCAGCGGGGCCGAGCGAATTCACGACCAGGCGGAGCGGTTCGAGCACTTCACCGACCGAAATCTCCGCGACGAGCTTGCCAGAGAAACCGATGCGCCGGTCGAGGACCCGCACGGGCGGCCGATCCCGGACGAGAGCTAA